In one Acetobacter sp. genomic region, the following are encoded:
- the prpB gene encoding methylisocitrate lyase: MTYLVGAEASSESAGCRFRKLLDAPGILQLPGAHNGQAALQAKDAGFQALYLSGAAMTASMGLPDLGIITIDQVEFFIRQIVRSSGLPLLVDGDTGYGETLNVMNMVRAFEDSGAGALHLEDQLLPKKCGHLNDKKLASADDMAMKVSAARRARRDLVIVARTDAAASEGIDGAVARAKKYIEAGADAIFPEALVNAEMFREFAKRMPGVKLLANMTEFGRTPFYTAKEFEEMGYSMIIWPVSSLRAANKAQADLYATIARDGSTEAMLPRMQTREELYRTLRYHDYEALDRSIVETVLPTIAA; the protein is encoded by the coding sequence ATGACCTATCTGGTCGGCGCGGAAGCCTCTTCAGAATCAGCAGGGTGCCGGTTCCGTAAACTCCTTGATGCTCCCGGCATCCTTCAACTGCCGGGCGCTCATAACGGTCAGGCGGCTCTTCAGGCGAAGGATGCGGGCTTTCAGGCTCTCTATCTCTCGGGCGCGGCCATGACGGCCAGCATGGGGCTGCCGGATCTTGGCATCATCACCATTGATCAGGTGGAGTTCTTCATCCGCCAGATCGTGCGCTCCTCAGGTCTGCCGCTTCTTGTCGATGGTGACACGGGATATGGCGAAACCCTCAATGTGATGAACATGGTTCGCGCGTTCGAGGATTCCGGTGCGGGCGCCCTGCATCTGGAGGATCAGCTTCTGCCGAAGAAGTGCGGGCACCTGAACGACAAGAAGCTCGCCAGCGCGGACGACATGGCCATGAAGGTCAGCGCCGCCCGCCGCGCCCGTCGCGATCTGGTCATTGTGGCCCGAACGGATGCCGCTGCCAGCGAAGGCATCGACGGCGCGGTCGCCCGTGCGAAGAAGTATATCGAAGCCGGGGCGGACGCGATCTTTCCGGAAGCGCTGGTCAACGCCGAAATGTTCCGTGAGTTTGCGAAGCGGATGCCGGGCGTGAAACTGCTGGCCAACATGACCGAATTCGGGCGCACGCCGTTCTACACGGCGAAAGAGTTCGAAGAGATGGGCTATAGCATGATCATCTGGCCGGTCAGTTCACTGCGTGCCGCCAACAAGGCTCAGGCCGATCTGTATGCCACCATCGCCCGCGACGGCAGCACCGAGGCCATGCTGCCCCGTATGCAGACGCGGGAGGAGCTGTATCGCACCCTCCGCTATCATGATTACGAGGCGCTTGATCGCAGCATTGTCGAGACCGTGCTGCCGACCATAGCGGCCTGA
- the acs gene encoding acetate--CoA ligase, whose product MSTPQTDTVIWDIESVDTDKALQITAMREQVQADPETFWLDQARRLDWERFPTVGNRSTFEDDVSIRWYEDGKLNVSVNCLDRHLKERGDQTALIWQGNDPGVSRQLTFRELHAEVCRVANALKSLGIKRGDRVAIHLPMTVEVVACMLACARIGAVHVVLFGGFSPEGIGERLIDSGAVAVITCDAAKRGAKTIPHKEVIDAALRHTGSIGSVKNVIVVNVSDTSAPMTAGRDHDYGKLVSGQSDICEPEIMNAEDVFFLLYTSGSTGKPKAIVHTTGGYLVWAAYTVDVTFPAERGTTHWCTADVAWITGHTFVVYGPLANGTTTLLFEGLMGWPQAGRWWDIIDQFNVSSFFTAPTAIRALMRDGDELPRQYSLASLRRLASAGEPISPDAWLWYYEVIGQKKCPVIDMWWQTETAGPMLSAIAGAQPLKPGWATTGIPGIFPSLTNEKGEIIENTEAEGCLCFDESWPGQTRSIWGDHKRFRETYFTFSKGRYFSGDGARRDADGNLMITGRMDDVINVSGHRIGTAEIEDAVATDHSVAEAAAVGINHDLKGQGIVVFVVARNTKTLPSEAHLSKVISERVGRYAAPEKVYLVPELPKTRSGKIVRRLLRKIASNETDSLGDLSSLADTSVVPALITLVQKQLQTA is encoded by the coding sequence GTGTCCACACCCCAGACCGATACAGTCATTTGGGATATTGAAAGCGTTGATACTGACAAGGCGTTGCAGATCACGGCAATGCGCGAACAGGTACAGGCCGATCCTGAAACATTCTGGCTGGATCAGGCGCGACGCCTTGACTGGGAGCGTTTTCCGACTGTCGGGAACCGTTCGACGTTCGAGGACGATGTGTCCATCCGGTGGTATGAGGACGGCAAACTCAACGTCTCGGTCAACTGTCTCGACCGGCATCTGAAGGAACGCGGAGATCAGACAGCCCTGATCTGGCAGGGCAATGACCCGGGTGTGTCGCGTCAGCTCACTTTCCGTGAACTGCATGCGGAAGTCTGTCGTGTCGCCAATGCCCTGAAGAGCCTTGGAATCAAGCGTGGTGATCGCGTGGCGATTCATCTCCCCATGACGGTCGAAGTCGTGGCGTGCATGCTGGCCTGTGCCCGTATCGGCGCGGTTCATGTCGTGCTGTTCGGCGGTTTCTCGCCCGAAGGCATTGGTGAGCGTCTGATCGACAGCGGCGCGGTCGCGGTCATTACCTGTGATGCGGCCAAACGTGGCGCGAAAACCATCCCGCACAAGGAAGTCATTGACGCAGCCCTTCGGCACACTGGCTCCATCGGCAGCGTGAAAAACGTCATCGTCGTGAATGTAAGCGATACCAGCGCTCCCATGACTGCGGGACGTGACCATGATTACGGAAAACTCGTGTCGGGTCAGTCCGATATCTGCGAACCGGAAATCATGAACGCGGAAGATGTGTTCTTCCTGCTTTACACGTCCGGCAGCACCGGCAAACCCAAGGCGATTGTGCATACAACGGGCGGATACCTCGTCTGGGCCGCCTATACCGTTGATGTCACCTTCCCGGCCGAACGGGGTACAACGCACTGGTGCACGGCCGATGTCGCATGGATCACGGGTCATACTTTCGTGGTGTACGGACCGCTGGCCAACGGCACCACGACCCTGCTGTTCGAAGGCCTGATGGGCTGGCCGCAGGCCGGGCGCTGGTGGGATATTATCGATCAGTTCAACGTGTCGAGTTTCTTCACGGCGCCTACCGCCATTCGTGCGCTGATGCGAGATGGCGACGAACTGCCCCGCCAGTACTCCCTTGCCTCCCTCCGCAGGCTGGCTTCGGCGGGCGAACCGATCAGCCCGGACGCATGGCTGTGGTATTATGAAGTGATCGGACAGAAGAAGTGCCCGGTCATCGACATGTGGTGGCAGACTGAAACAGCCGGGCCGATGCTGAGCGCCATCGCGGGCGCCCAGCCGTTGAAACCCGGATGGGCGACGACCGGTATTCCGGGGATTTTTCCGTCTCTCACCAATGAGAAAGGTGAAATCATCGAGAACACGGAAGCGGAAGGCTGCCTCTGCTTTGATGAATCCTGGCCCGGCCAGACCCGTTCGATATGGGGAGATCACAAGCGGTTTCGGGAAACCTATTTCACCTTCAGCAAAGGTCGCTATTTTTCAGGTGACGGCGCTCGCCGGGATGCTGACGGCAATCTCATGATCACCGGCCGCATGGATGATGTGATCAATGTCTCAGGCCACCGTATCGGCACCGCCGAGATCGAGGATGCCGTCGCGACTGACCACTCCGTGGCGGAGGCTGCGGCAGTCGGCATCAATCATGACCTGAAGGGCCAGGGCATTGTCGTGTTTGTCGTAGCGCGTAACACCAAGACGCTGCCTTCCGAGGCACATCTGAGCAAGGTGATCAGCGAACGCGTGGGACGTTATGCCGCGCCGGAGAAGGTTTATCTGGTTCCTGAACTTCCCAAGACACGCTCAGGCAAGATTGTCCGTCGTCTGCTGCGCAAGATTGCTTCCAATGAGACGGACAGTCTGGGCGACCTGTCATCACTGGCGGATACGTCCGTGGTGCCTGCCCTGATTACGCTTGTGCAGAAACAGCTTCAGACAGCGTAA
- a CDS encoding ABC transporter ATP-binding protein: MKTHPETLRVNQVTLRYGNMAVLRDISLSVHAGEVLGLIGPNGAGKSSLLRVLAGLQPPNEGTAQMEGVNLAEKVALWRARRIAFLPQEAETLPPMAVRELVSLGRIPFGNGRSDEDRLAVEEALQQTRTLEFAHRTVTSLSGGERARVLLSRALAVRAPVVLADEPIAALDPAHALSVMNLFRDLSRKGMAVVVVLHDLVLASRFCDRVALLKDGKLVSMGLPTDVLTDSMVSDVYGVTVQRVCNAVIPWDLV; the protein is encoded by the coding sequence ATGAAGACACATCCTGAAACCCTTCGCGTGAATCAGGTGACATTACGTTATGGGAATATGGCTGTTCTCAGGGATATTTCCCTTTCTGTTCATGCTGGCGAAGTGCTTGGTCTGATAGGTCCTAATGGGGCTGGCAAAAGCTCATTGCTGCGTGTTCTTGCGGGATTGCAGCCACCCAATGAGGGGACTGCGCAGATGGAAGGCGTGAATCTCGCTGAAAAGGTGGCTTTGTGGAGAGCGCGCAGAATAGCGTTCCTGCCACAGGAGGCGGAGACGCTTCCTCCGATGGCTGTGCGGGAGCTTGTGTCTCTGGGACGTATTCCTTTTGGAAACGGGCGGTCTGATGAAGACCGGCTGGCTGTAGAGGAAGCGTTGCAGCAGACCCGGACACTGGAGTTTGCTCACCGGACCGTCACTTCTCTCTCGGGAGGAGAGCGTGCACGGGTTCTGCTTTCTCGGGCGCTGGCCGTCCGGGCGCCTGTTGTGCTGGCGGATGAGCCAATTGCGGCGCTTGATCCGGCCCATGCCCTGTCCGTGATGAACCTGTTTCGCGATTTGTCGCGTAAAGGCATGGCGGTTGTCGTGGTGCTTCACGATCTTGTTCTTGCTTCCCGATTCTGCGATCGCGTGGCGTTACTGAAAGACGGTAAGCTTGTTTCAATGGGGCTGCCTACTGATGTATTGACGGACAGTATGGTCTCCGACGTCTATGGTGTTACTGTGCAGCGCGTCTGTAATGCCGTGATTCCCTGGGATCTGGTTTGA